In one uncultured Devosia sp. genomic region, the following are encoded:
- a CDS encoding LacI family DNA-binding transcriptional regulator: MAQKITLDDLALRLGLSKFSVSRALSGKVGVSEKTRSTVLRVARELGYNHSAVSPTVTGDKVVHLIIPQADAINSSFWVEVIEGAQAEAGVLGYRLVIDVLSADRSVEVLQENVHGLLLAGRRSRGVIEPFINLAIPKVLIGHPRPMEPIDSVQAANFDGGYCAGDVLGRLGHKAIAFFTDAPEDEGRNLRQAGLVEAMRIHGGAVLPVHFDGRDDMKSEVLRVLRSAVTPTAFAGATDFVAMTLAWSLLELGFKIPQHVSVVGSNDSHTASQLGIKLSTVRQPMHEIGAAAMQMLHWRLENRNAHARPRRTILTPQFIERTTHGAADPDGLVGHLQTL; this comes from the coding sequence ATGGCCCAAAAAATCACCCTGGACGACCTTGCCTTGCGATTGGGTCTTTCGAAGTTTTCTGTATCCCGCGCGCTGTCGGGAAAAGTTGGCGTCAGCGAGAAGACGCGGAGCACCGTGCTGCGGGTCGCCCGGGAGCTGGGTTACAATCACAGTGCCGTTTCTCCGACCGTGACGGGCGACAAGGTTGTCCACCTGATCATTCCGCAAGCCGACGCCATCAATTCAAGCTTTTGGGTGGAAGTCATCGAGGGCGCACAGGCTGAAGCGGGCGTTCTGGGCTACCGGCTGGTCATCGACGTTCTCAGTGCCGATCGCAGCGTCGAGGTTCTGCAGGAAAACGTCCATGGCTTGCTGCTGGCGGGTCGTCGGTCACGCGGCGTGATCGAGCCATTCATCAATCTCGCAATCCCTAAGGTTCTCATAGGCCACCCCCGGCCGATGGAGCCCATCGACAGCGTGCAGGCAGCCAATTTCGACGGCGGCTATTGTGCCGGCGATGTGCTGGGGCGCCTGGGCCACAAGGCAATCGCCTTCTTCACCGATGCGCCGGAGGATGAGGGCCGCAATTTGCGGCAGGCTGGACTCGTCGAGGCCATGCGGATTCATGGCGGCGCCGTGCTGCCGGTTCATTTTGATGGCAGAGACGACATGAAGTCCGAGGTGCTGCGCGTGCTACGCTCCGCCGTCACGCCGACGGCTTTCGCCGGAGCCACCGACTTTGTCGCAATGACCCTAGCGTGGAGCCTGCTGGAACTGGGCTTCAAAATACCCCAGCACGTTTCGGTAGTAGGCTCGAACGACTCGCATACCGCTTCGCAACTGGGCATCAAACTGTCGACGGTCCGGCAACCCATGCATGAGATAGGCGCGGCCGCCATGCAGATGCTCCACTGGCGGCTGGAGAACCGAAACGCTCATGCCCGTCCCAGGCGGACAATCCTGACCCCGCAATTCATCGAACGCACAACGCATGGCGCCGCTGACCCGGATGGCTTGGTCGGACACCTGCAGACTCTATGA
- the ligD gene encoding DNA ligase D, producing MEAVEAPPRKKRQSRRDSESSPSYPLPTFRPFQLCTLTTTIPTGSNWLFEMKFDGYRAQIAITGSEVRVYTRNGHDWTEQFKVILPPLKSLTTGSVLLDGEIVAVDKAGRTNFSMLKTGIAAGIPLKFYAFDIFEKDGTDLTGLPLSERKAILEELLGQRDAGDSLQYSHHVVDNGQAVFNAMAAGGHEGMIAKKADARYVGDRTTGWLKIKCTKRQEFVIGGWRPSDTGRGMASLILGTYENGEFVYRGRVGTGFSDAMRDKILKQMEARRIDKPAFAAVPRDVARKAHWVRPELVAEVAYADITPDGSIRHASFQGMRVDKKASQVVLETAIENDAVGGLDPEMGEEIAGAVGVKLSNPDKVMYPGTEITKAHLVAYYAAVADRMLPHLKDRPLSLVRDTDNDLAKTFFQKHQLPGMPKTLKAGELTKMKGTESRILWIEDLSGLIGGVQMNTLEFHVWGSDRHTPDLPERLVFDIDPDEGLDFGHVKQAAIDIRDILGAIGLQSWPLVSGGKGVHVVVPLVPDADWDAVKSFCQNFAELLAKTEPHRFVANMSKSRRKGRMFLDYLRNGQGSTAICPWSTRARAGGTVAVPVTWEELDGLDRANGFDIFSASEKAQGVDAWAGYFDVDQVLTQRIHDVVRLQ from the coding sequence ATGGAGGCCGTAGAGGCCCCACCCCGCAAAAAGCGGCAGTCCCGCAGGGACTCAGAATCTAGCCCTAGCTACCCCCTTCCGACCTTCCGTCCGTTTCAGCTGTGCACACTGACCACCACCATCCCGACCGGCAGCAATTGGCTGTTCGAGATGAAGTTCGACGGTTACCGTGCCCAGATTGCTATCACCGGTTCCGAGGTGCGGGTCTATACCCGCAACGGTCATGACTGGACCGAGCAGTTCAAGGTCATCCTGCCACCCTTGAAGTCGTTGACAACCGGCTCGGTACTGCTCGACGGGGAGATCGTCGCCGTCGACAAGGCGGGGCGCACCAACTTCTCGATGCTTAAGACCGGGATCGCTGCCGGCATCCCGCTCAAGTTCTACGCTTTCGACATCTTCGAAAAGGACGGCACTGACCTGACGGGGCTGCCGCTGTCCGAACGCAAGGCCATCCTGGAAGAGCTGCTTGGCCAGCGCGATGCCGGCGACAGCCTGCAGTATAGTCATCACGTCGTCGACAACGGCCAAGCCGTCTTCAATGCCATGGCCGCTGGCGGGCATGAGGGCATGATCGCCAAGAAGGCGGACGCCCGATACGTCGGCGACCGCACCACCGGCTGGCTCAAAATCAAGTGCACCAAGCGCCAGGAGTTCGTCATCGGCGGCTGGCGTCCCAGCGACACCGGCCGTGGCATGGCATCCCTCATCCTTGGCACCTATGAGAATGGTGAGTTTGTCTATCGCGGGCGCGTTGGAACTGGCTTTAGCGATGCCATGCGCGACAAGATCCTCAAACAGATGGAAGCCCGCCGGATCGATAAACCGGCCTTTGCCGCGGTGCCGCGCGACGTTGCGCGCAAAGCGCACTGGGTGCGGCCAGAACTGGTGGCCGAAGTCGCCTATGCGGATATCACGCCCGACGGTTCGATTCGCCACGCCAGCTTCCAGGGAATGCGTGTCGACAAGAAGGCTTCCCAAGTCGTGCTCGAAACCGCGATCGAGAACGACGCCGTCGGCGGCCTAGACCCGGAGATGGGTGAGGAGATAGCCGGGGCCGTGGGCGTTAAACTCTCCAACCCGGATAAGGTGATGTATCCCGGCACCGAGATCACCAAGGCGCACTTGGTGGCATACTATGCCGCGGTCGCCGACAGGATGCTGCCGCACCTCAAGGATAGGCCGCTGTCCTTAGTGCGCGATACCGACAACGACCTGGCGAAGACATTCTTCCAGAAGCACCAGCTACCCGGCATGCCGAAAACGCTGAAGGCGGGTGAGCTGACCAAGATGAAGGGCACCGAGAGCCGCATCCTGTGGATCGAGGATCTGTCGGGCCTGATCGGCGGGGTACAGATGAATACCCTCGAGTTCCACGTCTGGGGCAGCGATCGCCATACCCCCGACCTTCCGGAGCGACTGGTTTTCGACATTGATCCCGACGAAGGCCTAGACTTCGGCCATGTCAAACAGGCGGCCATCGACATCCGCGATATCCTGGGCGCCATCGGCCTGCAGTCATGGCCGCTGGTATCCGGCGGCAAAGGCGTGCACGTGGTCGTGCCGCTGGTACCCGATGCCGATTGGGACGCGGTGAAGTCCTTCTGCCAGAACTTCGCCGAGCTGCTGGCCAAAACCGAGCCGCACCGATTCGTCGCCAATATGAGCAAGTCCCGGCGCAAGGGTCGCATGTTCCTGGACTATCTGCGCAACGGTCAGGGGAGTACGGCAATCTGCCCATGGTCGACCCGCGCTAGAGCCGGCGGCACTGTCGCGGTGCCGGTTACCTGGGAGGAGCTGGACGGCCTCGATAGGGCCAACGGTTTCGACATCTTTTCTGCGTCCGAAAAGGCTCAAGGTGTGGATGCGTGGGCCGGCTATTTCGACGTTGATCAGGTGCTCACACAACGCATCCATGACGTGGTTCGGCTTCAGTAG
- a CDS encoding D-2-hydroxyacid dehydrogenase produces the protein MADDRKLRILLTGEIDDKRLAELRSVAPDADITFYDKQAEMEAAIDDADIVAGQVSSEALGRGKNLKWVHSWAAGPNMQLYPEFVANPVVLTCSKGNGAIPLAEHAMMLMLMLNRNAMRWIEGHRNKKWDAFFHGELNGQTVGIIGAGYSGVDLALKAQAFHMRVLGLRRNNQPTPNFDLMYAQDQLHEFLGECDFVVVTAPKTPETTDMLGEAEFKAMKKSAFYVCFSRGGVANDEALYKAITEGWIAGAGLDAHGIEPLPADSPFWTAPNTIITPHNGATTLATKARGYQIFADNLKRYVAGEPLINIVDKQMGY, from the coding sequence ATGGCGGATGACCGCAAGCTGAGGATATTGCTGACTGGCGAGATCGACGACAAGCGCCTGGCAGAATTGCGCAGCGTTGCGCCTGACGCGGACATCACGTTTTACGACAAGCAGGCCGAGATGGAGGCCGCCATCGACGATGCTGACATCGTGGCAGGGCAGGTATCATCCGAGGCACTGGGGCGCGGCAAGAACCTGAAATGGGTGCATAGCTGGGCGGCCGGTCCCAACATGCAGCTCTATCCGGAATTCGTCGCCAATCCCGTGGTGCTGACCTGCTCCAAGGGTAATGGCGCCATTCCACTGGCCGAGCACGCCATGATGCTCATGCTCATGCTCAACCGCAACGCGATGCGCTGGATCGAAGGGCATCGAAACAAGAAGTGGGATGCGTTCTTCCACGGGGAGCTCAATGGCCAGACCGTCGGCATTATCGGCGCCGGCTATTCGGGTGTCGATCTGGCGCTCAAGGCCCAGGCCTTCCACATGCGTGTGCTCGGCTTGCGTCGCAACAACCAGCCGACGCCAAACTTCGACCTCATGTATGCGCAGGACCAGCTGCACGAATTCCTGGGTGAATGCGATTTCGTCGTTGTGACCGCGCCCAAGACGCCCGAAACGACCGACATGTTGGGTGAGGCCGAGTTCAAGGCGATGAAGAAGTCGGCATTCTATGTCTGCTTCTCTCGCGGCGGCGTTGCCAATGATGAGGCACTGTACAAGGCGATCACCGAAGGTTGGATTGCGGGCGCGGGCCTCGATGCTCATGGTATCGAGCCGCTGCCGGCGGACAGCCCTTTCTGGACAGCACCCAACACGATCATCACCCCCCATAATGGGGCAACAACGCTCGCCACCAAGGCGCGGGGTTACCAGATCTTCGCCGATAACCTGAAGCGCTACGTGGCCGGGGAACCGCTGATCAACATTGTCGACAAGCAGATGGGCTATTGA
- a CDS encoding NAD-dependent epimerase/dehydratase family protein, with product MSRIVVIGATGHIGTHLVPRLAMAGHEVVAVSRGKAQPYQLSPVWKHVERVIVDRDFNEAEGTFGEAIAALQGDVVVDCICFMPSSSRQLADALTGQVNHLIHIGTIWTHGTSSVVPTLESSVKRPFGEYGLAKAEIEFDLLRRAAQQRFPVTIVHPGHIVGPGWVPLNPAGNFNPKVFTTIAQNEELLLPNFGLETVHHVHADDVAQMVERVINNRSVSMGEAFHAVSSGAITLRGYAEAMFRWFGHEPKLAFEPFGLWSKSQEPEDANATFEHISRSPNCSIEKGRRLLEYAPRYTSVEAVQEAVIKLIESGEVLASNL from the coding sequence ATGAGCAGGATCGTCGTCATCGGCGCCACTGGACACATCGGCACCCATCTCGTGCCACGTTTGGCCATGGCGGGGCATGAGGTCGTTGCGGTGAGCAGGGGCAAGGCGCAACCCTATCAACTCAGTCCCGTGTGGAAACATGTCGAGCGTGTTATCGTCGACCGTGACTTCAACGAAGCGGAAGGCACATTTGGCGAGGCGATCGCCGCGCTTCAGGGCGATGTGGTAGTTGACTGCATTTGCTTCATGCCGTCCAGCAGCCGCCAGTTGGCCGACGCTTTGACAGGCCAAGTCAACCACCTGATCCATATCGGCACCATCTGGACGCACGGGACTTCCTCGGTTGTGCCGACTTTGGAATCGAGCGTTAAGAGGCCTTTTGGGGAGTACGGTTTAGCTAAGGCGGAGATAGAGTTTGACCTTCTCCGTCGAGCGGCGCAGCAGCGCTTCCCCGTCACAATCGTGCATCCTGGCCACATTGTCGGACCTGGTTGGGTCCCGTTGAATCCCGCAGGAAACTTCAACCCCAAAGTTTTCACGACTATCGCTCAAAACGAAGAACTGCTCCTGCCTAATTTCGGGTTGGAGACGGTGCATCACGTCCATGCCGATGACGTCGCCCAAATGGTAGAACGCGTCATCAACAACCGCAGCGTATCCATGGGGGAGGCATTTCACGCCGTCTCATCCGGGGCGATCACGCTGCGTGGTTATGCGGAGGCAATGTTCAGATGGTTCGGACACGAACCCAAACTTGCCTTTGAGCCTTTCGGTCTCTGGTCGAAGTCGCAAGAGCCAGAGGATGCCAATGCAACTTTCGAGCATATATCGAGATCACCAAATTGCTCGATCGAGAAGGGGCGCCGACTGCTTGAGTACGCACCGCGCTATACATCGGTTGAGGCAGTACAGGAGGCGGTGATCAAGCTAATCGAAAGTGGCGAAGTACTCGCCTCGAACTTGTGA
- a CDS encoding nuclear transport factor 2 family protein codes for MDQEAEMACQRLVVASYSLMDQGRYEESAALFSADAVWVRGGRPVAGRDAILAALQQRPAGDLSRHLITNVLVEVAGNEATATACFVPLRGSKREDGSVATPSITNVGDLAYQFRKEADGWRISHLQPTMIFKP; via the coding sequence ATGGACCAAGAAGCGGAAATGGCATGCCAGCGTCTGGTGGTTGCATCCTATAGCCTCATGGATCAGGGGCGCTACGAGGAGAGCGCGGCCCTGTTCAGTGCGGACGCGGTGTGGGTCCGCGGCGGAAGGCCCGTTGCGGGTCGGGACGCGATCCTCGCTGCCTTGCAGCAACGCCCAGCCGGCGATCTGTCGCGGCACCTGATCACGAATGTTCTGGTGGAGGTTGCCGGTAACGAAGCGACAGCAACGGCCTGCTTCGTGCCATTGCGCGGGAGCAAGCGCGAGGATGGCAGCGTCGCGACCCCCTCGATCACCAATGTGGGCGACCTCGCCTATCAATTTCGCAAGGAGGCTGATGGCTGGCGCATTTCGCACCTGCAGCCAACGATGATTTTCAAACCCTGA
- a CDS encoding DUF3606 domain-containing protein, whose protein sequence is MAQEKTSRGRAQDRAKVAGGQDHEVRYEAGKTGASKDEVKSAVKSAGNSRDAVEKKLGSK, encoded by the coding sequence ATGGCACAAGAAAAAACGTCGCGTGGCCGCGCTCAGGATCGCGCCAAAGTGGCAGGTGGTCAGGACCACGAGGTTCGCTACGAGGCGGGCAAAACCGGCGCATCGAAAGATGAGGTCAAGTCTGCGGTCAAGAGCGCCGGAAATAGCCGCGACGCCGTCGAAAAGAAGCTGGGTTCGAAATGA
- a CDS encoding ABC transporter permease has product MLTFMIRRLGYMLVTLALVSVLTFIIIQLPPGDYLSSMVAGMTAEGVEVNQAFINGMRERYGMGEPLYIQYWKWISAILFRGDFGQSFEWNRPVATLIYERMGLTLVLSISTLLFIWAVAFPIGIYSAIRRNSIGAHLATFVGFIGLAIPNFLIALVFMYLSFRYLGQSVGGLFSPEFENAAWSLAKVGDLISHLWIPVIVLGMAGTASLIRIMRANLLDELNKPYVVTARAMGHPEHVLLLKYPVRVALNPFVSTVGWVLPGLVSGATITAIVLNLPTSGPMLLRSLLTQDMYLAGSFILLLSTLTVVGTLISDILLAWLDPRIRYS; this is encoded by the coding sequence ATGCTTACATTCATGATCCGCCGGCTGGGCTATATGCTGGTTACCCTCGCGCTGGTCTCGGTTCTGACCTTCATCATCATCCAGCTGCCGCCCGGCGATTATCTCAGTTCCATGGTGGCCGGCATGACGGCCGAAGGCGTCGAGGTCAACCAGGCCTTTATCAACGGCATGCGTGAGCGCTACGGCATGGGCGAGCCGCTCTATATCCAGTACTGGAAATGGATCTCGGCTATCCTCTTTCGGGGTGACTTCGGTCAATCCTTCGAGTGGAACCGCCCGGTCGCGACCCTGATCTACGAGCGGATGGGGCTCACCCTTGTCCTATCCATCTCCACGCTGTTGTTCATCTGGGCCGTCGCTTTTCCCATCGGCATCTATTCGGCCATTCGCCGCAATTCGATCGGTGCACATCTGGCGACTTTCGTCGGCTTCATCGGGCTCGCAATTCCCAATTTCCTGATTGCGCTGGTCTTCATGTACCTGTCCTTCCGCTATCTGGGGCAGTCCGTGGGCGGGCTGTTCTCGCCGGAATTCGAGAATGCGGCGTGGAGCCTCGCCAAGGTTGGCGACCTTATCAGCCATCTCTGGATACCGGTGATCGTCCTGGGCATGGCCGGCACTGCGAGTCTGATCCGCATCATGCGCGCCAATCTGCTCGACGAGCTCAACAAGCCCTATGTGGTCACGGCCCGTGCCATGGGGCACCCAGAGCATGTGCTGCTGCTGAAATATCCGGTGCGGGTGGCGCTCAATCCCTTCGTCTCGACTGTCGGCTGGGTTCTCCCGGGCCTGGTTTCGGGCGCTACCATTACCGCCATCGTGCTTAACCTGCCCACTTCGGGACCCATGCTGCTGCGCTCGCTTCTGACGCAGGACATGTATCTCGCAGGCAGTTTCATCCTGCTGCTTTCAACGCTGACCGTTGTAGGCACGCTGATTTCCGACATCCTGCTGGCGTGGCTCGACCCGCGCATTCGCTACAGCTGA
- a CDS encoding ABC transporter ATP-binding protein, which produces MASDSKTTPLLEITGLKTYFGTGNPIRAVDGVDLTIRDGETVCVVGESGCGKSMLARSILRIVSRPGKVVGGSMNFRKSDGSMVDLAKLDPTGEDIRAVRGNEIAMIFQEPMTSLGPVQTIGSQIMDAIRLHRKCSKKEARERAIDILRRVGMPRPEERLNAYPFQLSGGMRQRAMIALALSCNPRLLIADEPTTALDVTTQAVILDLIKELQAESGMAVLFITHDLGVVAEIADNVAVMYLGRVVERSDVDGIFHAPKHPYTRGLLRSIPRLGIHVGEDLDTIEGMVPNPLNRPAGCSFHPRCREAVAGLCDRLDPTRTQLPDGSQVRCLLHESDTAGVQLVGGLQ; this is translated from the coding sequence ATGGCCAGTGACAGCAAAACAACGCCCCTGCTCGAAATCACCGGTCTCAAGACCTATTTCGGTACCGGCAATCCGATCCGAGCCGTCGATGGCGTCGACCTCACCATACGCGATGGCGAGACCGTCTGCGTGGTCGGCGAGTCCGGTTGTGGCAAGTCCATGCTGGCTCGATCCATCTTGCGCATCGTCTCGCGCCCGGGCAAGGTCGTCGGCGGCTCGATGAACTTCCGCAAATCCGATGGCAGCATGGTGGATCTGGCGAAACTCGATCCCACCGGCGAGGATATCCGTGCCGTACGCGGTAACGAAATAGCCATGATCTTCCAGGAGCCCATGACGTCTCTGGGCCCGGTCCAGACCATCGGCTCGCAGATCATGGACGCCATCCGCCTGCATCGCAAATGCAGCAAGAAGGAAGCGCGCGAGCGTGCCATCGACATCCTGCGCCGAGTGGGTATGCCGCGGCCCGAGGAAAGGCTCAACGCCTATCCTTTCCAATTGTCGGGCGGCATGCGCCAGCGCGCCATGATCGCTCTGGCTCTGTCGTGCAATCCGCGTCTGCTGATTGCCGACGAACCCACTACCGCGCTCGATGTGACGACGCAGGCCGTGATCCTCGATCTCATCAAGGAACTCCAGGCTGAATCCGGCATGGCCGTGCTCTTCATCACGCACGATCTGGGCGTGGTGGCGGAAATCGCCGACAATGTTGCCGTCATGTATCTGGGTCGCGTCGTCGAGCGCTCCGATGTCGACGGCATCTTCCACGCGCCCAAGCACCCCTATACACGTGGCCTGCTGCGCTCCATTCCGCGCCTCGGTATCCATGTCGGAGAAGATCTCGATACGATCGAGGGCATGGTGCCAAATCCGCTCAATCGTCCAGCGGGCTGTTCCTTTCACCCGCGCTGTCGCGAAGCGGTGGCCGGCTTGTGCGATCGCCTTGATCCGACGCGGACGCAATTGCCCGACGGGTCACAGGTCCGTTGCCTGCTCCATGAAAGCGATACGGCCGGCGTCCAGCTGGTGGGAGGATTGCAATGA
- a CDS encoding ABC transporter substrate-binding protein: MKLTTGLGRAYTLGLTAGLMLMTSVSAWAFNQAPGLQTMVDAGSLPPVDERLPLDPLVLTPLNEVGTYGGDMRTDLLGGTDRGYGWLNRIIGYEPLVRFAPEGGNVVPNIASSWEVNPESTEFTFHLREGMKWSDGAPVTADDIVFWYEDMASNTELYPGGPGGHMMNAGEPAVLTKVDDYTVKFTFAAPYGLFIQQLASGNNQPPIAPRHYGEQFLPKYNEAGLPGLIQEAGVATWIELFNQKVGGTTGSDFAKWLNPELPVLNAWQVTNPYDGSSTQVVARRNAYYWKVDTDENQLPYLDQITFPIVGDPEVLKLMVMNGQVDFVYRPQNFTITDKPTFFDNQEAGQYHFIDLSADVSAAHALHLNLTVLDDTKRELFTNKDFRIALSHALNRPELIDIIYVGQGEAFQVAPRPESAFYDEVFAHQYTEFDPDTANQMLDALGLTERDGNGIRLMSNGQPLSIRVDVRTDTTQQIDSLELIQGYWRDVGIDLQVNVIDSALYRERQVANLYEAISNVGAGGLNELLNPRLYVPINDNALYAVPWSYWYNSDDRGIEPNAATVEQLRLYDEALATADVDMQADLFKQVIDIARDEFRSFGISLLTGTYAIATNRLGNVPDTMIDSAIYPTPAPLNLSTWYIKAQ; this comes from the coding sequence ATGAAACTGACTACAGGACTCGGTCGAGCCTATACGCTCGGCCTCACGGCCGGGCTGATGCTGATGACCAGCGTTTCCGCCTGGGCGTTCAATCAGGCGCCGGGCCTGCAGACCATGGTGGATGCCGGCAGCCTGCCACCGGTCGACGAGCGCCTTCCGTTGGACCCGCTGGTGCTGACGCCGCTTAACGAAGTCGGCACCTATGGTGGCGACATGCGCACCGACCTGCTGGGCGGCACTGATCGTGGCTATGGCTGGCTGAACCGCATCATAGGCTATGAGCCGCTGGTTCGCTTCGCGCCTGAGGGCGGCAATGTGGTGCCCAATATCGCATCGTCGTGGGAGGTTAATCCGGAGAGCACGGAATTCACCTTTCACCTGCGCGAAGGCATGAAGTGGAGCGATGGCGCGCCGGTAACGGCAGATGACATCGTGTTCTGGTATGAGGACATGGCGTCCAATACCGAACTGTATCCGGGCGGTCCGGGCGGGCATATGATGAATGCGGGCGAGCCCGCGGTGCTGACCAAGGTGGACGACTACACGGTCAAGTTCACCTTTGCTGCACCCTATGGGCTGTTCATCCAGCAGCTGGCCTCGGGCAATAACCAGCCGCCGATCGCGCCGCGTCACTATGGCGAACAGTTCCTGCCCAAATATAACGAGGCCGGCCTGCCGGGACTAATCCAGGAAGCCGGTGTTGCCACCTGGATTGAATTGTTCAACCAGAAAGTGGGCGGGACCACGGGCAGCGATTTTGCCAAGTGGCTCAACCCGGAACTGCCGGTGCTCAATGCCTGGCAGGTCACGAACCCATATGACGGCTCCAGCACTCAGGTCGTTGCCAGACGCAACGCCTATTACTGGAAAGTCGATACGGACGAAAACCAGCTGCCCTATCTCGATCAGATCACCTTCCCCATCGTGGGTGATCCCGAAGTGCTCAAGCTCATGGTGATGAACGGCCAGGTCGATTTCGTCTATCGCCCGCAAAACTTCACCATCACTGACAAGCCTACCTTCTTCGACAATCAGGAAGCCGGCCAGTATCACTTCATCGACCTGAGCGCCGACGTCTCGGCGGCCCATGCCCTGCACCTGAACCTGACGGTACTTGATGACACCAAGCGCGAGCTCTTTACGAACAAGGACTTCCGCATCGCCCTCAGTCATGCGCTGAACCGGCCGGAGCTGATCGACATCATCTATGTCGGGCAGGGCGAGGCCTTCCAGGTGGCACCCCGCCCGGAATCGGCCTTCTATGACGAGGTCTTCGCCCATCAATATACCGAATTTGACCCCGACACGGCCAACCAGATGCTGGATGCGTTGGGACTGACCGAGCGCGACGGCAATGGCATCCGCCTGATGAGCAACGGCCAGCCGCTATCGATCCGCGTGGATGTGCGCACCGACACCACCCAGCAGATCGACAGTCTTGAACTGATCCAGGGCTATTGGCGCGATGTGGGGATTGACCTGCAGGTCAATGTCATCGACAGCGCGCTCTATCGCGAGCGGCAGGTGGCCAACCTCTACGAAGCCATCTCGAATGTTGGCGCCGGCGGGCTGAACGAATTGCTCAATCCGCGCCTCTATGTGCCGATCAATGACAATGCGCTTTACGCGGTGCCATGGTCCTATTGGTATAATAGCGACGATCGCGGCATCGAGCCCAATGCGGCTACCGTCGAGCAGCTCAGGCTCTACGACGAAGCTTTGGCAACGGCCGATGTCGACATGCAGGCCGATCTCTTCAAGCAGGTGATCGATATTGCCCGCGATGAGTTCCGCAGCTTCGGTATCTCATTGCTGACCGGCACCTATGCGATCGCGACCAACCGGCTGGGCAATGTCCCCGACACCATGATCGACTCGGCCATCTATCCCACGCCAGCGCCGCTCAACCTGTCTACCTGGTACATCAAGGCCCAATAA
- a CDS encoding ABC transporter permease, translated as MTDQTISTVPQSITRPAEPEYKEQVAGQWQLIWWRFRRNKVALFSGAIVLAIYLVAIFAEFLAPFSPDYYEGRYAYAQPQQINLFQVDESGWRWAPHVNGYSSSVDPVSFRRTFVPDPEKPVPVAFFAKGEPYKMFGFIPGDIHLITPVNPRDPMYLFGADRLGRDVLSRTIHGTRVSMSIGLIGVTLSLVLGIVLGGISGFVGGTVDNLIQRTIEFLQSIPTIPLWMGLAAAIPQSWTPLQVYFAITIILSLIGWTGLAREVRGKFMALKHEDFVVAARLDGLGEMAIIRKHLVPSFLSHIVASVTLAIPAMILAETALSFIGIGLKPPVVSWGVLLQEAQNIRSVASAPWLFLPGAAIVVAVLSMNFLGDGLIDAADPYGQ; from the coding sequence ATGACCGATCAAACTATCTCGACCGTGCCGCAGTCTATTACCCGGCCTGCCGAACCCGAATACAAGGAACAGGTCGCCGGACAATGGCAGCTGATCTGGTGGCGCTTCCGGCGCAACAAGGTTGCTCTCTTCAGTGGCGCCATCGTTCTGGCCATCTATCTTGTCGCCATCTTCGCTGAGTTCCTGGCGCCCTTTTCGCCGGACTATTACGAAGGCCGCTATGCTTATGCCCAGCCGCAGCAGATCAACTTGTTTCAGGTTGACGAAAGTGGCTGGCGGTGGGCACCGCATGTGAACGGCTATTCGAGCTCGGTAGATCCGGTCTCCTTTCGGCGCACCTTCGTGCCCGATCCCGAAAAGCCCGTGCCGGTGGCATTCTTTGCCAAGGGCGAGCCCTACAAGATGTTCGGCTTCATTCCTGGCGACATCCACCTCATTACGCCGGTCAATCCGCGCGATCCGATGTATCTGTTCGGCGCCGACCGTCTCGGTCGCGACGTGCTGAGCCGCACCATCCACGGGACGCGTGTCTCGATGTCCATCGGCCTGATTGGCGTGACCCTGAGCCTGGTGCTCGGTATTGTGCTGGGCGGCATTTCCGGCTTTGTCGGTGGCACTGTCGACAACCTTATCCAGCGCACCATCGAGTTCTTGCAATCCATCCCGACCATTCCGCTCTGGATGGGGCTCGCTGCGGCCATCCCGCAAAGCTGGACACCTCTGCAAGTCTATTTCGCCATTACGATAATCCTGTCGCTGATCGGCTGGACCGGACTGGCGCGCGAGGTGCGCGGCAAGTTCATGGCGCTCAAGCACGAGGATTTCGTGGTGGCCGCAAGGCTCGACGGGCTGGGCGAAATGGCGATTATCCGCAAGCATCTCGTACCCAGCTTCCTCAGCCATATCGTCGCCTCGGTAACCCTGGCGATCCCGGCAATGATCCTCGCGGAAACGGCGCTGAGCTTTATCGGCATCGGCCTCAAGCCGCCCGTGGTCAGCTGGGGCGTTCTGCTCCAGGAGGCGCAGAACATCCGATCGGTTGCCTCGGCGCCTTGGCTGTTCCTGCCTGGTGCCGCCATCGTGGTGGCGGTGCTTTCGATGAATTTCCTCGGCGACGGCCTCATTGATGCGGCGGACCCCTATGGCCAGTGA